In Ignavibacteria bacterium, the sequence CTTTCCTCGAAGGAAGGTATGACTATGCTATTATAGATGAAAATCTGGGGGTAAATGCTGTAAATGAGCTTGCTAAGCTCATACTGAACGGAGTTAAATACATCGGCATCACCGTAATGCCCGCTTTGCAGCTTCGCGGAGCGTATTCAATTTCTAAGGAAATTAAAAACCGCTTCCCCGATGTAAAAATTATTTGGGGCGGATACTTCCCTTCAATGCATCCAAACACTGTGTTAAAATCACCTTATATTGATTTCGTTCTAAAGGGTCACGCTGAATTTTCATTTATAGAGTTGATAGACTCACTCGAAGCTAAACCCGGAGCAAAAGCGCTCAAACAAATAGCAGGATTATCGTTTAAGCATGATGGTAGCATTTCACATAATGTTAAGGCAAAGCCGATCGACCCTGATCTTATTCCGCGCCTGCCATATCAAAGGGTTGATGTTGATAAATACCTGAGCATTGGCAAAACATACCTCGGTCCAAGAACAATCGGCTACCACTCAAGTGTTGGCTGTCCGTTCCTCTGCGGATTCTGCGCCGTTGCGGGCATCTACAAAGGTAAATGGCTTGGCAGAAGTGCGGAGCTTACAGCCTCGGATATAATTTTCCTGAAGGAAAAATATAACATCGGCGCGGTGGAATTCCACGATAACAATTTTTTTGTGGCAGAAAAACGCGTGTATGATTTCGCAAAAGCTGTAAATGGCCTGGGCATAGGATGGTGGGGCGAAGCAAGACCCGACACCGTAATGAAATTTTCCGATGACACGTGGCAAATGATGGCTGATGCCGGCTGCAAAATGATATTCTACGGCGCTGAAACCAGCAACGATGAATTACTAAAGCTTATGCATAAAGGCGGCACGCAAAACGCGCAGACACTGATTGATCTTGCGGAAAAATCAAAAAAGTACGGCATTGTGCCTGAGCTTTCCTTCGTGCTTGGTAACCCGACTGATAATGTTACGCGCGATATTGAAACAGACCTGAAGTTCATAAAAAAAATTAAAGCAATTAACCCCGCAGCGGAAATTGTCATTTACACATATTCACCGGTGAATTTCGAAGATTCAGAAATGTCGCTTGCCGCCAAGCTGAAAGGGTTTGATTATCCCAAATCACTCGAAGAGTGGGTTTCACCCAAGTGGCAGAACTTTGACCTGAGGAAAAATCCGCTAACCCCATGGCTGAAGCCGCATCATTTTAAAATGATACGGAATTTTGAAAAGACACTGAACGCGTACTACCCGACAAACAGTGATCTAAAAATAAGGGGATGGAAGCGTTCATTATTACAGTTCATGGGAAGCTGGCGTTATAAAACGGATTTTTACACAGCGCCGTATGAGATCATGCTGACCCAAAAGCTGCTGAAATACCGCCAGCCCGAAATTGAAGGCTTTGCATCATCGTGAGTATAGAATTGCTTATTAAAAACCGTTTCTAAGGTTTAGGTGTTTCTTTTGATTTTATTCGGCCTCTGAAAATTTCCGCCAGGAAATTATTTGAGCAGAAACAACACGGGAAAAGCTGTTTGAATCCCGCAAAGCGGGCGAGTTCTTTTCCCGTGAAGCGAAAATAATTTCAGGAAATTTTCAGCAGCCTTGATTTTTTTGGTACTTTTTGTATCAAGACAAAAAGTACATAATAATAACTTTAATGATTAAACAAGTTAAGATTATAAAAATCAATATCAATTAATCTGAAACACATAAAAATAATACTTGCTGTACTCATCTCCCTCGCGTTAATGCATCTCATTTATTACACATGGCTTAAATCACCCGTGCTTACGCACGGTTTCGCCTCGTATTATACCTCAGCCAGAATGCTCACCGATGGAAGCGATATGACCGCGGCTTATGATACCACTTACTATTTCGCAAAAATGCAGAGCTATGGTTTCGGTAAAGTTAAAGATCTTTCAAACCTCCCCACCGGATCTTTTATAATGCTGCCTCTGACTGGGTTTGAACCCGTTACAGCCAAAGTTATATGGAATATTCTCGGAATTATATTTTTGTTCATTTCAATACTGCTGCTTTTCAGATCATTCGATATTTCCTTTAACGGCTTACCGGGTTTACTGCTGGTTCTTATTACCCTGCTTTTCTACCCGTTCTATTATAATATCGTTTATGGACAGGCGTACGCTTTACTGCTTTTTCTTGCATCAGTTTCTGTTTTCGGGTTCAGGAAAAATAACGCGCTTCTTACAGCTTTTCCCATTGCTTTGATAATTATCTTAAAGGGCTACGGATTCTATCCTCTGGCAGCTTTGCTGCTGATGAAAAAACCCAGGGTATTTTTATATACCATTGGATTAACTGGCGCCGTTTTCCTGTTAACACTCCCTTTGTTCGGCTTATCAGCCTGGCAGATGTATTACGCAAAATTTTATTCTGTGGTAGCATACGGTGAGTATTCTTCAAATGTGGCGTACCAAACCATAGGTAGTTTACTGGGACACATATTCAGCTATAATTCAGCAGTAAACACAAATGCGCTGTTATCTATCCCGAAAATATATGTTTATTACTTTACGCAAATTACAGGATTGGCTGTTTTATTCTTTTTATCAAGAAGATTCACCCGTGAAAATTATTTGGTATTTTTTGTTTTGAGCTTCGCGCTGAATGTAGTCTTCTCCCCTGCGGCTGAAGATTATCATTCGTTATTTTACCTGCCATTGATAATTATGACCGGCAGCGTACTATTTAAAGAAATAAATTTTAAGTCACCCGTGATCTATATTTTCGCAGCAAACCTGCTGCTTTTATTGCTGCCGCTGCCTTTCAGGCAATTACAGGATTCAGGCTTTCCATTGTTTATATTAGCATATCCACGGCTGTATGGTGCAGTAATTATTTCCTTTCTGGTTTTAATCTATTCACAACAAAGGCTCCCCTCCTTTCAAGAAATCACGCAGTGATTTCGAAGTCCCGCTTAAGCGGGATTAAGGAGGGGAAGAGAACTATTTCCGACAGGAAATAGTTCGAGGGGTGGTTTCATTCAATTCTTAGTACACGGATTCAACCATGGGTAAAGATTATTTATTAAATACCCGCCTTTGAAAAATTGACGTTAAGAAATTATTCGAGCAAGCGTAGCAAGAAAAACTGTTTGAGTCACGCAAATCGCACCTATGGTGCGCACCGAAGCGTGACGAGTTTTTTTCTTGCAGCGAAGCGAGAATAATTTTAGGCAATTTTTCAGCAGCGGGCGATTTTTCTTTGGTTACTTTCTGGCGCTTGTCCCGCACTCGATGCGGGAATCGCTGAAAAGAAAGTAACAACATCAGCCAAAATAGGAAATTTGCGTTATAAGATATTAGGGACTAAAGTCCCATTTTGTGATGAACATTGCTCCCCCCGCTCTAAAGAGCGGGGCTAATCAAATAAGTTCATATAAATGTAAGATAAAAGATAATTGTTGGATCAAGATATGGATTCATTCAATTATTAGCCCACGGATTTATCCGTGGGGAAAAAATGCTGACAAATCCACCAAACCGTTCCAACAGTTTATAGCATCCCCAAACTGGTCCGCCTCGGCGGATTGGGAATGAGAAAGAATATTCCTTTGCGCCTCAGCGTCTTTGCGTGAGCTTTCTTTTCCTAAAAAAATTTTTGACATTTGAAATTCATTTTATCATATTGCATAAGTGAACTACAAAGCATTCTTCAATACCGTATCAAATAAGGCGCATTGCATGCCGGTTGTGATATTATACGTCACAGAAGGCTGCAACCTGAAATGCCTCTCATGTTCATACAGATTGCCAATGCCCGGCGAGCTTAGCTTTGATGAAATTAAACAATTAGCCCGGGAGCTCTCCGCCTTCGGCTTAAAACATATTGTATATTCAGGCGGTGAGCCGCTTATAAGGCGTGATTTCTGGGATATCTGCAACCTGTTCACTGTACTTAAAGCTAAACAAACACTGCTTACCAACGGCCTGCTGCTTGCAAAACGCGCTGAAGAGTTTAAAGGAGTATTCAATGAAATTATTGTTTCAATTGATGGCGCTGATGCCGAAACTCATAACCGGCTCAGGGGAGTAAATTCATTTGACTTTATACTCGAAGGAATAATAAAAGCACGCAGCATAAATGCTGCACCTGAAATTTCCATACGCACCGTTCTTCAAAAACAAAACTTTCGCCAGCTTCTGGGTTTCATTGAGCTGGCAAAACAAACGGGAGTCAAACGGATTTCTTTTCTTGCAGCGGATGTTTCAAGCGAAGCGTACGGAAGGGATAACCTCGAAACCCGCTCACAAACTACCGACCCAAACGGAATGATTCTTGATAAAACAGAGGTGCTTGAGCTTAAAACCCTGATATACGAAGCATCTCAAAAATATGCTGCTGAATTTTCTTCAGGCTTTATTTCTGAATCACCCGAAAAGCTGCAGCATATTGCGTATTACTACGCAGCCGTAAACGGCAGTGATACCTTTCCTAAAAATTTCTGCAATGCTCCCATGGTCTCGGCGGTAATAACATCAACCGGTGATATTCACCCGTGTTTTTTTCTTCCAAAGTATGGAAATATCCGTGATAACAGTTTTAAAGAGCTGATTAATTCTGAACCTATTATCAAAACACGCAGCCGCGTAAAAGTTATGGAGCCTGACCGCTGCAAAAAGTGCGTCTGCACACTGTTCATCCCCCCCCGTGCCGCATTGATGGATAGATTTTAAATTTAAATATTCGATTACATTCATGCCATTGAAAATTTCCGTTAAGAAATTATTCGAGCAAGCGGTTGAAAATGTCTTTTGATTATAATCGGCCTATGAAAATTTCCGTCAAAAAATCTGATTTGCAGTATAAGCACAGGAAAATCTGTTTGAGTCCGGCAAATCGCACCGTTTGGTGCGTATCAAGCCGGACGAGTTATTTTCCTGTAAGGCAAAGCAGATTTTAGGAAATTTTTAGCAGCCTTGATTTTTTTGGTACTTTTTGTATCAAGACAAAAAGTACATATTAAAATTTAAACAATCAGTATGCAATCCATACGAAGTGAAGGATTGATCAAAATTCACAGAAGGAAATATTCATCCTATGACTTCAAGGCATCGGATAAATAACTTAAGCCATACGTTTTCCATTTAAACTATTGTTTTCTTTAATTACTTTGTAAATCAATTATTTACAAGGCTATCAAAGGGATCTTAAGAAAAATAAACTATCTTTATAAGTACCATTTTATTGTAAAACCTAAAATGGGAAAAATTATTCGCCAAAAATTGGCGGGTTATGTATTTACAGTCAGGCCCACTGTTTTTAATCCTGCTGATTTTATTTCAAGCAAAGTATTTATTTCGTACATAAAATCCATCGACTTAACAGGCAAGCACATACTCGATATGGGCTCCGGCTCGGGGGTGGTTAGTATAATAGCAGCCTCAAAGGGCGCAAATTGTATTGCTGCAGATATTAACCCTGTCGCCGTAAGATGTATCACAGAAAATGCTTTGCAGAACAATTTTGCCAAACAGATAACTGCGGTTGAATCAGACCTGTTTGAATCGCTTATTAACATCTCTCCTGGTAAATTTGATATCATATTCTTCAACCCGCCGTATTACAAAGGCAATCCGGGTAATAATTTTGAACGGGCGTTTAAAGGCGGACCCCATCTGGAAGTTATCACCCGTTTTCTTGAAAATGCGAAAAGCTTTTTAGCGCCCACAGGCAGGTTATGTATGCTGGTTTCATCTGATATGGATCTGGATGAATTTTACAACAATGTAAAAACAGCTGGTTATGATTACAAAATTTTACAAACCAATAAAAAATTCTTTGAAACGTTTTATATACTAGAAGCAGTTATAAGTAAGTGAAATCACTATATTATATATTAAAAGCAAAGCATGGGGTTCAGAGCAATTTTCACCACATTATTTTTATCTTTACAGGCACTTGTTTATTTTACGTTTATAAGATACTGGAAAACCACCAAATATTATAAACCTTCTCACCGCTGGTGGGCGCTTGCGCCGTTTGTAATATTTAACCTGTCATTCATTATTGTTTCCTTTATTTGGGGCAGAAATTTCGCTCCCCCGGAATGGTTTAAAATTCTCGGACTTTACCCGTTCTATATCTGGATGGCAGCAACATTCTTTATTTCTGTTTGGCTGCTGGTCGGCAAGGTTATAAAGCTTCCGTTTCAGATACCTATCTGGATTGCAAAGATATTCAAGCCGCTTCGCAGGAAGATAAATTCCGTTAAAGAAAAGAAGGTTGTTAAAACAGTTGACCTTTCCAGGAGAAAATTTGTGCGCTATGCAACTATGGGCATTTCTACATATGCGTTTGCAGGCGCAACATACGGAATG encodes:
- a CDS encoding DUF2029 domain-containing protein, translated to MHLIYYTWLKSPVLTHGFASYYTSARMLTDGSDMTAAYDTTYYFAKMQSYGFGKVKDLSNLPTGSFIMLPLTGFEPVTAKVIWNILGIIFLFISILLLFRSFDISFNGLPGLLLVLITLLFYPFYYNIVYGQAYALLLFLASVSVFGFRKNNALLTAFPIALIIILKGYGFYPLAALLLMKKPRVFLYTIGLTGAVFLLTLPLFGLSAWQMYYAKFYSVVAYGEYSSNVAYQTIGSLLGHIFSYNSAVNTNALLSIPKIYVYYFTQITGLAVLFFLSRRFTRENYLVFFVLSFALNVVFSPAAEDYHSLFYLPLIIMTGSVLFKEINFKSPVIYIFAANLLLLLLPLPFRQLQDSGFPLFILAYPRLYGAVIISFLVLIYSQQRLPSFQEITQ
- a CDS encoding B12-binding domain-containing radical SAM protein, producing the protein MIALVNPKSANWGFRVPNSLLTLGAFLEGRYDYAIIDENLGVNAVNELAKLILNGVKYIGITVMPALQLRGAYSISKEIKNRFPDVKIIWGGYFPSMHPNTVLKSPYIDFVLKGHAEFSFIELIDSLEAKPGAKALKQIAGLSFKHDGSISHNVKAKPIDPDLIPRLPYQRVDVDKYLSIGKTYLGPRTIGYHSSVGCPFLCGFCAVAGIYKGKWLGRSAELTASDIIFLKEKYNIGAVEFHDNNFFVAEKRVYDFAKAVNGLGIGWWGEARPDTVMKFSDDTWQMMADAGCKMIFYGAETSNDELLKLMHKGGTQNAQTLIDLAEKSKKYGIVPELSFVLGNPTDNVTRDIETDLKFIKKIKAINPAAEIVIYTYSPVNFEDSEMSLAAKLKGFDYPKSLEEWVSPKWQNFDLRKNPLTPWLKPHHFKMIRNFEKTLNAYYPTNSDLKIRGWKRSLLQFMGSWRYKTDFYTAPYEIMLTQKLLKYRQPEIEGFASS
- a CDS encoding methyltransferase, which codes for MGKIIRQKLAGYVFTVRPTVFNPADFISSKVFISYIKSIDLTGKHILDMGSGSGVVSIIAASKGANCIAADINPVAVRCITENALQNNFAKQITAVESDLFESLINISPGKFDIIFFNPPYYKGNPGNNFERAFKGGPHLEVITRFLENAKSFLAPTGRLCMLVSSDMDLDEFYNNVKTAGYDYKILQTNKKFFETFYILEAVISK
- a CDS encoding radical SAM protein is translated as MNYKAFFNTVSNKAHCMPVVILYVTEGCNLKCLSCSYRLPMPGELSFDEIKQLARELSAFGLKHIVYSGGEPLIRRDFWDICNLFTVLKAKQTLLTNGLLLAKRAEEFKGVFNEIIVSIDGADAETHNRLRGVNSFDFILEGIIKARSINAAPEISIRTVLQKQNFRQLLGFIELAKQTGVKRISFLAADVSSEAYGRDNLETRSQTTDPNGMILDKTEVLELKTLIYEASQKYAAEFSSGFISESPEKLQHIAYYYAAVNGSDTFPKNFCNAPMVSAVITSTGDIHPCFFLPKYGNIRDNSFKELINSEPIIKTRSRVKVMEPDRCKKCVCTLFIPPRAALMDRF